In a genomic window of Streptomyces sp. BHT-5-2:
- a CDS encoding recombinase family protein, translated as MVHFAFAGRCSTEDLQDPETSRNWQLTRARALIEPAGGEIVTEYFDAGHSRALPWKRRPQAAALLNALRDPNRGFDAVVIGEPQRTFYGNQFGNTFPLFVHFGVPLWVPEVGGPIDPNNEAHDLVMSVFGGMSKGERNRIKIRVRTAMASQAQIEGRYLGGRPPYGYRIGDAGPHPNPAKAADGKRLHRLEPDPDTAWVVVRIFTEYLRGKGFYAIAESLTCDGIPCPSAHDRVRNPHRPGHAWSKGAVRAILANPRYTGHEVWNKQRKDEVLLDIDDVTLGHRTKLTWNAPEQWIWSAQPVHEPLISQATFTRAQTKRQARRTQTHLERKPRPTDRAYALRGLIHCALCHRKMQGTFNNGKPHYRCRYTAEYAKTTALDHPLTVYVREELILPALDKWIATTFAPGRLTTTLRALQQQATQSPDTTAAAAARRTITECDRRITQYRAALDAGADPLLVTTWINQAQTEKASAHQDLLATTTAHPEILTTEHIHHMVSVLGAMTDRLLAAAPERKRPLYEGFGLKLALDMQKRVATVESQPSQTCTYQECPRGDLNPHAR; from the coding sequence ATGGTCCACTTCGCTTTCGCCGGACGCTGCTCCACCGAGGACCTCCAAGACCCCGAGACCTCCCGCAACTGGCAGCTCACCCGCGCCCGCGCTCTCATCGAACCCGCCGGCGGCGAGATCGTCACCGAGTACTTCGATGCCGGACACTCCCGCGCCCTGCCCTGGAAACGCCGCCCCCAAGCCGCCGCCCTCCTCAACGCCCTGCGCGACCCGAACCGGGGCTTCGACGCCGTGGTCATCGGCGAGCCCCAGCGCACCTTCTACGGCAACCAGTTCGGCAACACCTTCCCCCTCTTCGTCCACTTCGGCGTCCCCCTGTGGGTCCCCGAAGTCGGCGGGCCCATCGACCCGAACAACGAGGCACACGACCTGGTCATGTCCGTCTTCGGCGGCATGAGCAAGGGCGAACGCAACCGCATCAAGATCCGCGTGCGCACCGCCATGGCCTCCCAAGCCCAGATCGAAGGCCGCTACCTCGGCGGCCGACCCCCCTACGGCTATCGCATCGGCGACGCGGGTCCACACCCCAATCCGGCCAAGGCCGCCGACGGCAAACGCCTCCACCGCCTCGAACCCGACCCCGACACCGCGTGGGTCGTGGTGCGCATCTTCACCGAATACCTCCGCGGCAAGGGCTTCTACGCCATCGCCGAGAGCCTGACGTGTGACGGCATTCCCTGCCCCTCCGCCCACGACCGCGTCCGCAACCCGCACCGCCCCGGTCACGCCTGGTCCAAGGGCGCCGTCCGGGCCATCCTCGCCAACCCCCGCTACACCGGCCACGAAGTCTGGAACAAACAACGCAAGGACGAAGTCCTCCTCGACATCGACGACGTCACCCTCGGCCACCGCACCAAACTCACCTGGAACGCCCCCGAGCAATGGATCTGGTCCGCACAACCGGTCCATGAACCACTGATCTCCCAAGCCACCTTCACCCGCGCTCAAACCAAGCGCCAAGCCCGCCGCACACAGACCCACCTGGAGCGAAAGCCCCGCCCCACCGACCGTGCCTACGCCCTACGCGGTCTGATCCACTGCGCCCTGTGCCACCGCAAGATGCAAGGCACCTTCAACAACGGAAAACCGCACTACCGCTGCCGCTACACCGCCGAATACGCCAAAACCACCGCCCTGGACCACCCCCTGACCGTCTACGTACGCGAGGAACTCATCCTCCCCGCACTCGACAAGTGGATCGCCACGACCTTCGCCCCCGGACGACTGACCACCACGCTGCGCGCACTGCAACAACAGGCCACACAGTCCCCCGACACCACAGCCGCCGCGGCAGCGCGACGCACGATCACCGAATGCGACCGGCGCATCACCCAGTACCGGGCCGCACTCGACGCCGGAGCCGACCCCCTACTCGTCACCACGTGGATCAACCAAGCCCAGACCGAGAAAGCCTCAGCCCATCAAGATCTCCTCGCCACGACGACGGCCCACCCCGAGATCCTCACCACAGAGCACATCCACCACATGGTCTCCGTGCTCGGCGCGATGACCGACCGACTCCTCGCCGCCGCCCCCGAACGCAAACGCCCTCTATACGAGGGCTTCGGGCTTAAACTGGCCCTCGACATGCAGAAGAGGGTTGCGACCGTAGAGTCACAACCCTCTCAAACATGTACATACCAAGAGTGTCCGAGGGGGGACTTGAACCCCCACGCCCGATAA
- a CDS encoding TRM11 family methyltransferase, whose translation MTYPFSVWNTAPTSAPAQRKGRYVAGSAAHPAKMHPGIAAHAIRTYTQPGDLVLDPMCGIGTTLVEALHLGRNALGIEYEPKWATLASLNTRTAAQESGTGTGIVRCGDARHLADLAPADARGEVDLVVTSPPYGPSVHGQVRSSRETGEPGVVKKDFRYGHDRANLAHVSTAHLLEAFTEILAQCRTMLRPGGRVVVTTRPWRERGELIDLPSAVLAAGKAAGLTPSERCVALLAGIRHGHLVSRPSFFQMKNVRDARRQGIPLSVVQHEDVLLFTRSRRGDGMLCSKSRTPASAAGFRSRTCAPRSQPGATEGPRGGSVSSTVLWRQGER comes from the coding sequence ATGACGTACCCCTTCTCGGTGTGGAACACCGCCCCCACCTCGGCCCCCGCCCAGCGCAAAGGCCGCTACGTTGCCGGCTCGGCGGCGCACCCGGCCAAGATGCACCCCGGCATCGCCGCCCACGCCATCCGCACCTACACGCAACCCGGTGATCTGGTCCTGGACCCGATGTGCGGCATCGGCACCACCCTCGTCGAAGCCCTCCACCTCGGCCGCAACGCCCTCGGCATCGAATACGAACCCAAGTGGGCCACCCTCGCCTCCCTCAACACCCGCACCGCCGCACAAGAAAGCGGCACGGGCACCGGCATCGTCCGCTGCGGCGACGCCCGCCACCTCGCCGACCTCGCTCCCGCCGATGCTCGCGGCGAGGTGGATCTCGTGGTCACCTCACCTCCCTACGGTCCCAGCGTCCACGGGCAGGTGCGCTCCTCTCGGGAGACCGGCGAACCGGGGGTGGTCAAGAAGGACTTCCGCTACGGCCACGACCGGGCCAATCTCGCTCATGTCTCCACCGCCCACCTCTTGGAGGCGTTCACCGAGATCCTCGCCCAGTGCCGCACCATGCTCCGCCCGGGTGGGAGGGTCGTGGTGACCACCCGGCCCTGGCGTGAACGCGGCGAACTCATCGACTTGCCTTCCGCTGTCCTTGCCGCCGGCAAGGCCGCCGGCCTCACCCCGTCCGAACGGTGCGTTGCCCTCCTCGCCGGTATCCGCCACGGTCACCTGGTCTCCCGCCCGTCGTTCTTCCAGATGAAGAATGTCCGCGACGCGCGCCGACAAGGCATCCCGCTCTCAGTGGTGCAGCACGAGGACGTTTTGCTGTTCACCCGCTCCCGAAGAGGCGACGGGATGCTGTGTTCCAAGAGCCGCACGCCGGCCTCTGCAGCCGGCTTCCGCTCCCGCACGTGCGCCCCGAGAAGCCAGCCCGGTGCCACCGAGGGTCCTAGAGGCGGATCCGTGTCGTCGACTGTCCTATGGCGGCAGGGTGAGCGATGA